The genomic stretch AAGAAGAAAGGGTAAATAAACTGAAATAACCTTCATGGGCTTGAGATTATTTTCTCCCAAAAAAGTttgaaatagtgaaaaagtatctCAAATGATAATAAATTGAAGTTCATGGACCTCAGAAGATATTGTCAAATGTTACGGACCAAAATTAATATCTTGATAAAGTTCACGAACAAAAATAAATGTTCCCTCttaatattttgatatttttcttttattttctatttcttattttaatgaaaatatttttgtacATAGATGAGAGAATTGAAAAGGTTGAAACATCCTACTATctcgtccacgaaaaatagtctcattttgctattttgagatgtccacaaaaaataatctcatttctaaaaatgaaaattttcatcTCATACTTTATCCACCTTTTCTCATTCTATCTCTTATCTTGtccatttttttcttctccTCTTTTACTTTGCtaatttcttattaaaacttgttGTTTATAAATGAGACTATTGCTTATAGACAAATAATGTATATTATTACAATTTCAAATATTATTGGACTGACTAGGAGTTGAGGATATATTCTGTGGGTTGCGTTAgtatgctaactaatttacagtaataactaataactttcaattctgtgtattaaaattatcaaaacgatataattatatcaatacaacatgtaaatttaaatatcaacacaaagacataagtttatcaacacaaaaagattgataaatttatgtctttgtgttgatatttttaacatacaaaattgatatttagagcatccgcggCGGTGCTCTCCCgcaaggacggcgtccgtgccgctagCGCGGCAACCCCATGTCCGTTGTTGTGCTAttgccgctggcacggtgctgctcgatgcatcgagcacgtccgtaccgctgagcagggcgacgtgtcGCGTTTCTATTGACCGTTggcatttcttttcttttaaaaaaaacaaaaataatactaaaaattaaaattttatattttcgaattcccaaaaatatagccgttttattaccgttttttgaaattttttaaaaaagttttaatcccaaaatcatctataaatacacacattcatcatccatttgggcgaaattcgaccacgagtagtgagtttttttattttatgaatttaattatgtaacttttaatttttaggatttaaattatgtaaattttaatttttaagactttaattatgaaattttaatttttaggattttaattatgtaattttaaattttttagtaatagtattttgagtatttttaatgcattttaatattgtgaaaatgtttttatttaaattgaataattgaatggtgggacccttgagcatgtccttgcggaagagcatgaatatgggtgttgtgctcttgcctaagagcagagagtaaaaaagtactccctccgtcccccaaaattcgtcccggtttgaccgggcacgggttttaaggagttatttgactttgtattaaatgaaggAGTGTAGTGGAGTTTGGGTCCCACATGGATGTATTTCTTTTATTGTTATTTACATGAGGggtgattaaataattattgtgTTTAACTAATTATTGTTATGAAATGATTAATGCGAAATTAACTTGGTTAAATAATTAAtgtgattaattaattgtgtgCTTACAAAAGTAATGTGCTTAAAAAATCTGTGATTGCGTAGAAGTAATGCGAAATGAAATTGTGATTACTTAATGTTGTGATTAATTAATGTTGTGATTAAAACTGTAATTACATAAGTATTGTGATAAATTAATGTGGTGATTACAAAATTAATGTGATTAAAAGGCTTAATACGAAAATTACTGTGGTTAAATAAGTAATGTGATTAACAATGAAATTTTTGGGGATATCACCCTGCAAATGTGTAAGCATCCAGTGAAGTGAAAATTCTTCAAAAACACACAAATATGGCTCACATACATTCAACCATGTATCTGTATTTCCAAATTATAGGGCTAGCACCCTATTCCATACATGTTGAGAGGCCATACCTCAACTACCTACTCCAAAGAGGGAAAATCAATTGAAACTAATGGAGGGAACACAATTTACAACACACAATATTGGAGGGAATTTCAAGCTACACATAGCTATAATAGGAGTACATCTAACTACAATTTCACAATTTTTGAACTAGTGccctcagaaaattttcatcactGGGCTATGGAGGAGGAGCCTGCTGGAAGAGACTCTCGTATAATACCAACCAGCAAAAAAAATCTGCTAGCTCAGACACTGCTGCAATGGAGCAAGGCAGGAGTAGTACCACATGGAGCTATTCAAAAGGCAGCAACACAGTTTGGTGTTAGCAGGAAGACAGCCCAGAGAATTTGGGCAGAAGCAAAACTCCAAATTCAGAGTGGAGTACCTGTCAACATAAGAGGCAGAGTTAAGGGATATGAGCACAAAGACAAATTCCAGCTTGATGCTGCAAAGGTAAGAGAGCTGTCAGTTCTTGAGAGATCTAACATTCGTAAGCTTGCTTATAAACTTAATGTAAGCAAGAGCACAGTTGGTAGGTTTGTGAAAAAACAACACCTAAGGCCACACACAAATGCCATTAAGCCTATACTTACCTCTTCAAACAAAGTGGCCAGAATTAGATGGAGTCTAAGCCATATTCAACCACTCATAGCCAATGGTATGCTAAAATATCACCCAATGCACAATGTGGTGCACATAGATGAAAAATGGTTTTACATGACTAAGACTTCAGAAAGGTACTACCTGCTGCCAGGTGAAACAGAGCCATACAGAGCATGTAAGTCAAAGAGGTTCATCACAAAGGTAATGTTTATGTGTGCTGTGTGTAGGCCACATTTTGCAGAAAATGGAGAAGTCATTTTTGATGGAAAAATAGGCATATTTCCATTCACAACTATGGAGCCAGCAAAGAGGAAGTCCAAGAACAGACCAAGAGGCACTATGGAGACAAAGCCAATTCAATCAGTTAACAAGGAAGTAATGAGAGCATGCCTAATTGAGAAGGTACACTTTCTGTTTTCCTTAAGTATACATTCACATAGTAACAGATTGTATATGTGTAGATCATACCAGCAATCAAGGCAAAATGGCCACATAATGTGAGCAAGGAGATTTTCATACAACAAGACAATGCCAAGCCTCATATACACCACAATGATGCTGACTTTCTAGCAGTAGCATCCACAGATGGGTTCAAGTTTCACATCAGGTGCCAACCTCCACAATCCCCAGATTGCAATGTGTTGGATTTGGGATATTTTAGAGCAATCCAATCTCTACAAGATGATAAGGTGGCTAAGGGAGTGGATGAGTTGTTGAGGAATGTGCATAGCTCCTTTGATGAACTTAGCCCATACACACTCAATAATGTTTTCCTTACTCTACAAGGTTGTCTAACTGAGATTCTTAAGGTGCAAGGGTGCAATGGATACAAGACCCCACACATGAATAAAGAGAGGCTAACAAGGATGGGGACACTGCCACAAGCTTTagaggttgaagaaggagttGTTAAGGCTGCTGTGGCATACCTCCAACTGCCAGAGCATGATGTGAGTACAAATTATGACATCTCAGGTGTCACAGCAGCTGTGGGCTTCTAGTTAATCATGTAGGAAGCATATTTTTTGTCAGTTGGTTGAGTAAGCCTCAGAATTAGGTGTGGCTTATGCTATTCAACTGTTTTTGTCATTTTGTAAAGCCTCCAAACCAATACAGGGGTGGCTTTTAAAATCCTAATCCCTCAGAAAAGTTTCATCATAGGGCAGCCTCCAAACCTGTATAGGGGTGGCTCCTAAGGCAAAATGTCACACATTACAACCTCCTAACCATATAACAGGGGTGACTTGTAATGTGCAAGTGTTTATATCATGAATGTGTATGGTTTTTAAGCTTTAGCCCTCAGATAGCATGTGTGAATCATGGACAGATAAGCCTCCTAACCATAGAACAGGGGTGGCTTATTAATAAGAACAACTCAGCAACAATCAACACAAACAAAATCATCATAGGGACCACACAAGCATCAGCAAACCATAAAGCATCATAACACAGAACACATCAGCCACAGCAAACATGCAAAAGCCTCAGTATGAGCAACACAAGCAGCATAACCATTAATCACAACCAACAACAGTAGCATCATGCATCAACCATGGCATCCAACCCCACAGCCTCCAGTGTACAGCACAACCAGAAACCATAATTCAATCCAAAACCCCAGCCTCCAAAACCATCAATACCCACAACAGCAAGCCTCCAAAGCCATTTTTAGAAACCCTAAATCAACTCAAACCCCCAGCCTCCGACCCCATCTGAACCCCCAGCCTCCAAACCCCAAATCCATCAGCCTCCAAACCCTAAAAAAGCCCCCTGCCTCCAACCCCATCTCAGCCTCCAAAACAAATCATTAGCCGAAATATATGAAATTGAGGGACAACATACTTAGATTAGATCCAAAAACTTAGGCAGCAAGATCGCAAATATTTCTCTCTCAACAGCCGAATACACGATGGGGGAAGCTTGAGGTAAGATGTCAGAGTtggatggtggtggtggtggaccgTAGTAGGGGGTGGCTGGGGGGTGGATCGTAATAGGGGGTGGCTGGGGCGGAGGTGGACCGTAGTATGGGCTTTCAGAGCCATAGGACACAAACATCTCAGGTGGGGGGAGGTTCTCCGGTTCCGTTTCGGGGACAACGGTGTCGGTAAAGGTACCGGTGTGATAGGGGGCGACAATGGGGGGGTATGAAGGCCACAGATGCTCTGGCGTGTCTGGGACGACGATGTCGTCCAGATCGTCGGCCGACAACCCATCCCAGGAGTCGGGATCTCCACCCTCCTcaccaaaattagggtttccatgAGACATTAGGACGGAGGCGAAGTTGagagaaaattagggttttcaatCGGGGCTATAACACAGAATGAATGTCGATGATTTAAATTAGGGAGGCAATGGAGGTGGTTGCGTAGCATTGATGAAGGAGGCGGTGGGGTGGTTGTGCATTGATTAAAGAGGCAGTGGGTGGTTGTGTAGAGTGAAGGAAGCGGTGGAGTAATGAGGGAGACGAAAGGGTTGAATGCAAAATGCATTCACCCGATTGAAGTGGGAAAGGGCCAAAAATGCAAATAACAATAATGTGGAGGAGTTAATAGATatgtccatttttagtaagtttgaagtgggacaaattttcagggacggaccgaaatggtaagttgggacaaattttcagggacggagggagtaataaaagtGGATCCGGACCCATATCCATACTCTTTGACAATAGCACGGATGAGGATGCtcttagttattagtta from Salvia splendens isolate huo1 chromosome 4, SspV2, whole genome shotgun sequence encodes the following:
- the LOC121800556 gene encoding uncharacterized protein LOC121800556, encoding MEEEPAGRDSRIIPTSKKNLLAQTLLQWSKAGVVPHGAIQKAATQFGVSRKTAQRIWAEAKLQIQSGVPVNIRGRVKGYEHKDKFQLDAAKVRELSVLERSNIRKLAYKLNVSKSTVGRFVKKQHLRPHTNAIKPILTSSNKVARIRWSLSHIQPLIANGMLKYHPMHNVVHIDEKWFYMTKTSERPHFAENGEVIFDGKIGIFPFTTMEPAKRKSKNRPRGTMETKPIQSVNKEVMRACLIEKIIPAIKAKWPHNVSKEIFIQQDNAKPHIHHNDADFLAVASTDGFKFHIRCQPPQSPDCNVLDLGYFRAIQSLQDDKVAKGVDELLRNVHSSFDELSPYTLNNVFLTLQGCLTEILKVQGCNGYKTPHMNKERLTRMGTLPQALEVEEGVVKAAVAYLQLPEHDVSTNYDISGVTAAVGF